A window of the Terriglobales bacterium genome harbors these coding sequences:
- a CDS encoding ABC transporter permease: protein MELISPIDAAKQSVLRVQEYTELAWRAVANIFAHPRYLSDTLQQADSIGVGSVPVVVLTGLFTGIVLGLQSANSLARFGALSLTGQLVSLSMVRELGPVLTGLMVAGRNASGMASELGSMKVTEQIDAMRALGTDPTKKLVTPRVIASVFMLFFLTIISDLVGLCGGFLIAYFILGLDSYQYWNSAYQSLVYADVFMGLTKPLLFGFILSTVGCYYGISAHGGTQGVGRATTQAVVAASVVILMMDAVYTRLLLIIFGMH, encoded by the coding sequence ATGGAATTGATCTCGCCCATCGACGCGGCCAAACAGAGCGTGCTGCGGGTCCAGGAATACACGGAGCTGGCGTGGCGCGCAGTGGCCAACATCTTTGCGCACCCGCGCTATCTTTCCGACACCCTGCAGCAGGCTGACAGTATCGGCGTCGGCTCGGTGCCGGTGGTGGTGCTGACCGGCTTGTTTACTGGGATTGTGCTTGGGCTGCAGAGCGCGAATTCCCTGGCGCGGTTTGGCGCGCTCTCGCTGACGGGACAACTGGTATCGCTCTCCATGGTGCGCGAACTGGGACCGGTGCTGACCGGCTTGATGGTGGCAGGCCGAAATGCCTCGGGCATGGCCAGCGAACTGGGTTCGATGAAGGTAACCGAGCAGATTGACGCCATGCGCGCGTTGGGCACCGATCCGACCAAGAAGCTGGTAACGCCGCGGGTGATCGCGTCGGTGTTCATGTTGTTTTTCTTGACCATCATTTCCGACCTGGTCGGCTTGTGCGGCGGATTCCTGATCGCTTACTTCATTCTCGGACTGGACAGCTACCAGTACTGGAATTCGGCGTACCAGTCGCTGGTGTACGCAGACGTGTTCATGGGTCTGACCAAGCCGCTGCTGTTCGGCTTCATCCTCTCGACCGTGGGCTGCTATTACGGAATCTCGGCGCACGGCGGCACCCAAGGCGTCGGTCGCGCCACGACGCAGGCAGTGGTGGCCGCCTCCGTGGTGATCCTGATGATGGACGCCGTCTACACCCGCCTGCTGCTCATCATTTTCGGCATGCACTGA
- a CDS encoding ATP-binding cassette domain-containing protein — MAPIPAQPANGQEKERIIVFEDVAIAFDENVVLDGVSFELFHGETKMLLGVAGSGKSTILKLAMGLLKPDRGRIHVLGENVTEMKEEDLFALRRRIGMVFQESALFDSFTVRENVAYRLIEEHVPPEETERRVREALRFVELEHTLDLFPAELSGGMRRRVAIARAIVTQPEVLLYDSPTGGLDPVTSTTIIELIVKQRDVYHTSALLVTHRMQDAYTMATHYFDTQANRMRPLGPNKVNLESTFLLLRDGKVIFDGTTLELAASRDEYIREYIS; from the coding sequence ATGGCTCCTATACCCGCCCAGCCCGCGAACGGCCAGGAAAAAGAGCGCATCATCGTCTTCGAGGACGTGGCAATCGCCTTCGATGAGAATGTGGTGCTCGACGGCGTTTCGTTCGAGCTTTTTCACGGCGAAACCAAGATGCTGCTCGGGGTTGCCGGATCCGGCAAGAGCACAATCCTGAAACTGGCGATGGGATTGTTGAAACCGGACCGCGGGCGCATCCATGTGCTGGGGGAAAACGTCACCGAGATGAAAGAAGAAGACCTGTTCGCGCTGCGGCGGCGGATCGGGATGGTATTCCAGGAGAGCGCGCTCTTCGATTCTTTCACGGTGCGGGAAAACGTCGCCTACCGGCTGATCGAGGAGCACGTCCCCCCGGAAGAGACCGAGCGGCGGGTGCGCGAGGCGCTTCGATTCGTCGAATTGGAACACACCCTGGATCTTTTTCCGGCCGAGCTTTCCGGCGGCATGCGGCGCCGGGTGGCAATTGCGCGTGCCATCGTAACCCAGCCCGAGGTGCTGCTCTACGATTCCCCCACCGGCGGGCTGGACCCGGTAACTTCCACCACCATCATCGAGCTGATCGTGAAACAGCGCGACGTCTACCACACCAGCGCGCTTCTGGTCACACACCGCATGCAGGACGCCTACACCATGGCCACCCACTACTTCGACACCCAGGCAAACAGGATGCGGCCGCTCGGGCCGAACAAGGTAAACCTGGAATCGACGTTCCTCCTCCTGCGTGACGGCAAAGTCATATTCGACGGTACAACACTGGAATTGGCAGCTTCCCGCGATGAGTACATCCGGGAATACATTTCGTAG
- a CDS encoding peptidoglycan-binding domain-containing protein, which translates to MKTYRYRLLSTALCLLLLTGMGYAKTHKSKKDTASAKSGKVHRFSRKRGQQAMNPSRVREIQAALIREKYLDGQPTGIWDQRSKEAMQNFQSKNGWQTKVIPDSRALIKLGLGPDHANLINPETAATSFIPGGGSPSHKESF; encoded by the coding sequence TTGAAGACCTACCGATATCGTCTTCTCAGTACTGCACTGTGCCTGTTGCTTCTGACGGGTATGGGCTACGCGAAGACGCACAAGTCGAAGAAGGACACAGCTTCGGCGAAATCGGGCAAGGTACATCGTTTCTCGCGCAAACGCGGCCAGCAGGCCATGAATCCGTCGCGGGTCAGGGAGATCCAGGCGGCGTTGATTCGCGAGAAATACCTTGACGGTCAGCCGACCGGCATCTGGGACCAGCGCTCCAAGGAAGCCATGCAGAACTTCCAGTCCAAGAATGGCTGGCAAACCAAGGTGATTCCCGATTCACGCGCCCTGATTAAGCTGGGATTGGGCCCCGATCATGCCAACCTGATCAACCCGGAGACGGCGGCCACATCGTTCATTCCGGGCGGTGGCAGCCCTTCCCACAAGGAAAGTTTTTAG
- a CDS encoding Do family serine endopeptidase: protein MILRASAFWQRLKSHRWASTFAVLFTLAVGILIGTIISYGVKGQEKSNAAASDATPLTVPSPKMISNQFTQIAKQLEPAVVNINTESTVQNPHRRRMPAPNTPQGPGGDEDNPFQDFFDRFFGQGQGPGGPIRQRSLGSGVIVDPKGYIVTNRHVIEKADRIRVKFQDDPQGAPGHDAKVIGSDSETDLAVIKVDVPKTLPYAKIGNSDGMQVGDWVLAIGSPFGLNATVTAGIVSYIGRNIVPGRQFQSFIQTDAAINPGNSGGPLVNMDGQVIGINTAIITGGEGYEGVGFALPSNTVAQVYNQLIGPEHRVTRGSIGVEFAAEANPAVARVYGVKSGVTIANVVSGSPADKAGLKVGDTIVSVDGRPVKNGDELVGDISSRRPGSNAKIGYVRNGKEGTANVTIANRAKLFASRLGGEEGEEGNEEAPPTPSKLGLSVQNVSREIAERLSIPPGKGVIVSDVKPGSFADDAGLSRGDVILEVNKQPVNSEDDFRNVTNALKSGQDVVFLVRQGRGRNQGTIFLGGTLP from the coding sequence ATGATTCTGCGCGCCAGCGCTTTTTGGCAGCGATTGAAGTCGCATCGATGGGCATCAACGTTCGCGGTGCTGTTCACCCTGGCGGTGGGCATCCTGATCGGAACCATCATCTCGTACGGCGTGAAGGGGCAGGAAAAGAGCAATGCTGCCGCATCTGACGCCACGCCGCTGACCGTCCCGTCCCCCAAGATGATCTCCAACCAGTTCACCCAGATCGCAAAACAGTTGGAGCCGGCGGTGGTGAATATCAATACCGAGTCGACGGTGCAAAATCCGCATCGCCGGCGGATGCCGGCTCCCAACACGCCGCAAGGTCCCGGCGGCGATGAAGACAATCCCTTCCAGGACTTTTTCGATCGTTTCTTCGGGCAGGGCCAGGGCCCGGGCGGTCCCATCCGCCAGCGCTCCCTGGGATCGGGGGTGATTGTTGATCCCAAGGGCTACATCGTCACCAACCGCCATGTGATCGAGAAGGCGGACCGCATTCGGGTGAAGTTCCAGGACGACCCGCAGGGTGCGCCCGGCCACGATGCAAAGGTGATCGGCAGCGACTCGGAAACCGACCTTGCCGTCATCAAGGTGGATGTGCCGAAGACGCTCCCCTACGCCAAGATCGGCAATTCCGATGGCATGCAGGTCGGGGACTGGGTGTTGGCCATCGGCAGCCCCTTCGGGCTGAACGCGACCGTTACCGCCGGCATTGTCTCTTACATCGGACGAAACATCGTTCCGGGCCGGCAATTCCAGTCCTTCATCCAGACCGACGCGGCCATCAATCCCGGTAACTCCGGCGGCCCCCTGGTCAATATGGACGGGCAGGTGATCGGGATCAACACCGCCATCATCACCGGAGGAGAAGGCTACGAGGGCGTCGGGTTCGCGCTGCCCTCAAATACCGTTGCTCAGGTCTACAACCAACTGATTGGGCCGGAGCACCGGGTCACCCGCGGCTCCATTGGTGTCGAGTTTGCGGCCGAGGCCAATCCTGCTGTTGCCCGTGTCTACGGCGTCAAGTCCGGCGTCACCATTGCCAACGTTGTTTCCGGCAGTCCGGCCGACAAGGCGGGATTGAAGGTCGGCGATACCATTGTCTCGGTGGACGGAAGGCCAGTGAAGAACGGCGATGAACTGGTGGGCGACATCTCCAGCCGCAGGCCGGGCTCAAACGCGAAGATTGGATACGTGCGCAATGGCAAAGAAGGCACAGCCAACGTGACCATCGCCAACCGCGCCAAGTTGTTCGCCAGCCGGTTGGGTGGGGAAGAAGGCGAGGAGGGCAATGAAGAGGCCCCGCCGACTCCCAGCAAACTTGGGCTGTCGGTGCAGAACGTCAGCCGCGAAATCGCCGAGCGGCTCTCGATTCCACCGGGTAAGGGCGTCATCGTCAGCGACGTCAAGCCGGGGTCCTTTGCCGACGATGCTGGGCTCAGCCGCGGCGACGTGATCCTGGAAGTTAACAAGCAACCTGTCAACAGCGAAGACGACTTCCGCAACGTCACCAACGCTCTCAAGAGCGGACAGGATGTGGTTTTCCTCGTCCGCCAGGGCCGGGGACGCAACCAGGGAACGATTTTCCTGGGCGGAACTTTGCCTTAA
- a CDS encoding serine/threonine-protein kinase, which produces MASDTPQRLGDYEILRVLGAGGMGRVYQVRNVITDRIEAMKVLLPEISGQEEVAARFLREIKVLAALNHPHIARLHTALTIDNQLVMIMEYVLGQPISALLANGPIPVPEALTYIDQVLDALSYAHQQHVIHRDIKPANMMVTLDGMVKLMDFGIARSENEPTLLTAPGSTLGSMNYMSPEQVKGERTDERSDLYSLGISLYEMVTGERPFHGDSSFSLMAAHINQTPTPPVELRPDLPEGLNSIILTSIAKVPEQRFQSADAFRNAVRIVLRDVQESKTVMQGSQDATSVSSRTPLPAIRTAPITRPRTAPSTPVPAAATSAAAPTAPTTKVTPAPLPATPAAAAPAGYAPAPSSSNRGLFISLGAVVVLVALVLAGLYIPKTRKASAAPETPVAIKQPAAPPAQPASPPPPEAAQPETKAAEAPPPEPAKPVASTRKAMGKTGAQLSAADTQAAAAAEAAAKARAAELDAVEHEIDQLTGRAASANSSIENLQRQQASMGLGLRGDIASKAASMKLNLAKAQDAIGHSDLERAKRYSSMAASDLEALEKFLGR; this is translated from the coding sequence ATGGCCAGCGACACCCCGCAACGGCTTGGCGATTATGAAATCCTGAGAGTTCTCGGCGCCGGAGGCATGGGCCGGGTCTACCAGGTGCGCAACGTCATCACCGACCGCATTGAGGCGATGAAGGTCCTGCTGCCGGAAATCAGCGGGCAGGAAGAGGTGGCAGCGCGGTTTCTGCGCGAGATCAAGGTGCTGGCGGCGCTCAATCACCCGCACATCGCCAGGCTTCATACCGCGCTCACCATCGACAATCAGCTGGTCATGATCATGGAATACGTCTTAGGCCAGCCGATCTCGGCATTGCTCGCCAACGGCCCCATCCCCGTACCGGAGGCGCTCACCTACATTGACCAGGTGCTGGACGCCCTGAGCTACGCGCACCAGCAGCACGTGATCCACCGCGACATCAAGCCGGCCAACATGATGGTCACGCTGGATGGGATGGTCAAGCTGATGGATTTCGGCATTGCGCGCTCGGAGAACGAACCCACCCTGCTGACCGCGCCCGGCTCGACGCTGGGCTCCATGAATTACATGTCGCCGGAGCAGGTGAAAGGAGAGCGCACGGACGAGCGGTCCGATCTCTATTCACTCGGCATTTCTCTTTACGAGATGGTCACCGGTGAGCGCCCGTTTCATGGCGACAGCAGTTTTTCATTGATGGCAGCGCACATCAACCAAACGCCGACCCCGCCGGTTGAACTGCGACCGGACCTGCCGGAAGGTCTGAACAGCATCATCCTGACGTCGATTGCGAAGGTGCCGGAACAGCGCTTCCAGTCCGCCGATGCATTCCGCAACGCGGTGCGCATTGTGCTGCGCGACGTGCAGGAATCCAAGACGGTGATGCAGGGATCGCAGGACGCGACCTCTGTAAGCTCGCGTACCCCTCTCCCGGCCATCCGCACCGCGCCGATCACCAGGCCGAGAACAGCGCCGTCGACCCCGGTGCCGGCCGCAGCAACGTCGGCCGCGGCTCCAACCGCGCCGACCACAAAAGTCACTCCTGCGCCGCTGCCCGCCACGCCGGCGGCCGCAGCGCCGGCTGGGTATGCGCCGGCGCCGTCGTCGAGCAATCGCGGGCTGTTTATCAGCCTGGGTGCGGTGGTCGTGCTGGTCGCGCTGGTGTTGGCCGGACTCTACATCCCGAAAACCAGGAAAGCCTCGGCCGCGCCGGAAACGCCGGTAGCCATAAAGCAGCCGGCAGCGCCCCCAGCACAGCCGGCGTCACCACCCCCGCCGGAGGCGGCGCAGCCAGAAACAAAAGCGGCTGAAGCTCCACCGCCTGAGCCTGCCAAACCGGTGGCGAGCACCAGGAAGGCGATGGGCAAGACGGGCGCACAACTGTCCGCCGCCGACACCCAAGCTGCGGCCGCCGCCGAAGCTGCCGCCAAAGCTCGCGCCGCCGAACTGGACGCAGTGGAGCACGAAATCGATCAGCTCACCGGGCGCGCCGCATCGGCCAACAGCAGCATTGAAAACCTGCAACGGCAGCAGGCGAGCATGGGGCTCGGGCTGCGAGGAGACATCGCGTCGAAAGCGGCGAGCATGAAACTGAACCTCGCCAAAGCCCAGGACGCGATCGGCCACAGCGACCTGGAACGCGCGAAACGATATTCGTCGATGGCGGCGTCCGACCTTGAGGCGTTGGAGAAATTTCTAGGCCGCTGA
- a CDS encoding adenylate/guanylate cyclase domain-containing protein translates to MSSNDGVTRILNLDAQQLDRAAELEKLRRNITVLFTDIKGSTAYFEKFGDAAGLLMVFQVNALLAKCVEGHGGRVIKTIGDAIMAAFDDPAEAVAAAIEMQEGITADSAAKPEAHRITVRIGINRGMGFVKSNDVFGDVVNVASRVEGAASPEQILISDTLQRALGAASRFRVRHAGKFSLKGKAEASDLYEVIWRDAALPLTSHSMVAMVCPLQVKYRLAQLRNDLKLGRDFEITSKPIMIGRTQGEFTFPNDEYMQPAHARMLVDSGQLFLEPMPDADCFFSLVGTYRLQQGDVISFGAQVLEFQENEAALAEAAQIGKGLGELTAMLHGAVAEFTSLNPDGRRYPIYDQQTTWGRTKATYTFPTDTAMSRSHAKVYHRGEDFFLEDLGSTNGTFVMAREKTPIPSGAVLSIGGQRLKVLREEDSAKAVRIG, encoded by the coding sequence ATGAGTTCTAATGACGGCGTTACCCGCATCCTGAACCTCGACGCCCAACAACTGGACCGCGCCGCGGAACTGGAAAAACTCCGTCGCAACATCACCGTGCTGTTCACCGACATCAAGGGTTCCACCGCCTACTTCGAGAAGTTCGGCGATGCGGCGGGGTTGCTGATGGTGTTCCAGGTGAACGCGCTGCTTGCCAAGTGCGTCGAGGGCCACGGCGGTCGCGTCATCAAAACCATCGGCGACGCCATCATGGCCGCCTTCGATGACCCCGCCGAAGCGGTGGCCGCCGCCATCGAAATGCAGGAAGGAATCACCGCCGACAGCGCCGCCAAGCCGGAGGCGCACCGCATCACCGTGCGCATCGGCATCAATCGAGGCATGGGCTTCGTTAAGTCGAACGACGTATTTGGCGATGTGGTGAACGTGGCATCGCGGGTGGAAGGGGCCGCCAGCCCGGAGCAAATCCTCATCTCCGACACGCTGCAACGGGCGCTGGGCGCAGCCAGCCGCTTCCGGGTGCGTCACGCCGGCAAGTTTTCGCTGAAGGGGAAAGCTGAGGCGAGCGATCTTTACGAAGTGATCTGGCGCGACGCCGCCCTGCCGCTTACTTCGCACAGCATGGTCGCCATGGTCTGTCCGCTCCAGGTCAAATACAGGCTGGCGCAGCTTCGCAACGACCTAAAGCTCGGCCGCGACTTCGAGATCACGTCGAAGCCGATAATGATCGGGCGCACCCAGGGTGAGTTCACCTTCCCCAACGACGAGTACATGCAGCCGGCGCACGCGCGCATGCTGGTCGACTCAGGGCAATTGTTCCTGGAACCAATGCCCGATGCCGATTGCTTCTTCAGCCTGGTCGGCACTTATCGTTTGCAGCAGGGAGACGTGATCAGCTTTGGCGCGCAGGTGCTCGAGTTCCAGGAAAACGAGGCGGCGCTCGCCGAAGCGGCACAGATCGGCAAAGGGCTGGGCGAACTCACCGCCATGCTGCATGGCGCCGTCGCCGAGTTCACCTCGCTCAATCCGGATGGAAGGCGCTACCCGATTTATGACCAGCAGACCACCTGGGGCCGCACTAAGGCCACCTACACCTTTCCGACGGACACGGCCATGAGCCGGTCGCACGCGAAGGTGTACCACCGTGGGGAAGACTTTTTTCTCGAGGACCTGGGCTCGACCAACGGGACCTTTGTCATGGCCCGGGAAAAAACGCCGATTCCCAGCGGCGCCGTGCTCTCCATAGGAGGTCAGCGCTTGAAGGTGCTACGCGAAGAAGACTCGGCCAAAGCGGTACGTATCGGGTGA
- a CDS encoding STAS domain-containing protein codes for MLFEIDAASDVTVVRCSGRIVQGDGRDDLVDAVMSQDCPHIQIDLRRVTAIDASGLGALVALERWARDGDRKLELINPSKRVRQTLEATKLNSVLHITPSQGRGQAA; via the coding sequence GTGCTGTTCGAGATCGATGCTGCTTCTGATGTTACGGTGGTGCGCTGCTCAGGCCGGATCGTTCAGGGTGACGGGCGGGATGACCTGGTCGATGCGGTGATGTCGCAGGATTGCCCTCATATTCAGATTGATCTTCGCCGCGTCACTGCCATCGATGCCAGTGGGTTGGGAGCGCTGGTGGCGTTAGAGCGCTGGGCCAGGGACGGCGATCGCAAGCTGGAGCTGATCAATCCGTCAAAACGGGTTCGCCAGACCCTGGAGGCCACCAAGTTGAATTCAGTGCTGCACATAACCCCGTCCCAGGGGCGTGGACAGGCGGCGTAG
- a CDS encoding DMT family transporter — protein MSRSVKAHILLVLVTLVWGATFVQIKDALRDISPLLFNAVRITLASALLALFYRRELAAMSRDAVRAGVLVGIPLWLGFSFQTTGLRLTTPSKSAFLTGFSVILVPVLLALVWRKKVNAWTVAGVFIAFVGLYFMTVPAANGSGWNLDSINRGDLLTIGCAVMFALQIIFMGRAMRKHRFEGVATVEAITCAAMMWASIPVLEHAHALWSGRVIAAILVTGILGTGAAFTIQAWAQQFTPPTHTALIFLLEPVFAWITSYIVLHERLGMRAGAGAVMILGGIVVSEIKGSEAELEAELGEEVTPSA, from the coding sequence GTGTCGCGCTCGGTGAAGGCCCACATTCTGCTGGTGCTGGTGACGCTGGTCTGGGGGGCGACCTTCGTTCAGATCAAGGACGCTCTGCGCGATATCTCGCCGCTGCTGTTCAACGCGGTCCGGATCACGCTGGCCTCGGCACTCTTGGCGTTGTTCTACAGGAGGGAGCTCGCTGCCATGTCGCGTGATGCGGTTCGCGCTGGCGTGCTCGTGGGTATCCCGCTGTGGCTGGGGTTCTCCTTCCAGACCACGGGCCTGCGCTTGACCACGCCGTCCAAGTCGGCTTTCTTAACCGGTTTTTCCGTGATTCTTGTGCCAGTACTGCTGGCGCTGGTCTGGCGCAAGAAAGTGAACGCCTGGACGGTGGCGGGCGTCTTCATCGCCTTTGTCGGTCTTTATTTCATGACGGTGCCGGCTGCAAACGGGAGCGGTTGGAACCTGGACAGCATCAATCGCGGCGACCTGCTGACCATAGGGTGCGCGGTTATGTTCGCGCTGCAGATCATCTTTATGGGACGCGCCATGCGCAAGCACCGCTTCGAAGGTGTCGCCACGGTGGAGGCGATTACTTGCGCCGCCATGATGTGGGCAAGCATACCCGTGCTCGAGCATGCGCATGCGCTCTGGTCCGGGCGCGTCATCGCGGCGATCCTGGTCACGGGAATCCTCGGCACCGGTGCGGCATTCACCATTCAGGCTTGGGCACAGCAATTCACCCCGCCCACGCACACGGCGCTCATCTTTCTGCTCGAGCCGGTGTTCGCGTGGATCACTTCGTATATCGTGCTGCACGAACGGCTGGGCATGAGAGCCGGCGCCGGCGCAGTGATGATCTTGGGCGGGATCGTGGTGTCGGAGATCAAGGGCAGCGAGGCCGAGCTCGAAGCGGAACTCGGAGAAGAAGTCACCCCGAGTGCCTGA
- a CDS encoding ammonium transporter yields MRNLCIKAVVTVLILCSTGSAFAVTTAPPITAITALLADVQSPADRIAKLEQQVAEAKGSADNAWMLMCAALVLMMTGPGLALFYGGLVRKKNVLSTMMQSFAMMAIVTVLWAIIGYSLAFAPGNSFIGGLSHAFLHGVGAAPDADYSATIPQQTFMIYQLMFAIITPALITGAFAERMKFSAMALFMILWSLLVYSPMAHMVWGKGGLLNAALGGRFPTLDFAGGTVVHITSGVSALICATYLGRRLGYPKELMPPHSVVLSFIGACLLWVGWFGFNAGSALSSGSLATSAFVATHFAAATAALGWAAAEWIRNGKPSALGAISGAVAGLVAVTPAAGFVSPMSALLMGLIAGIACYAMVAKVKTKFGYDDSLDAFGVHGAGGTIGALLTGIFASRMVNPMFHDAQGNAGAVGLIDGNWRQVGNQLAGIAIAWVIAIVGTLIILKFVDLVVGLRVSAEEEAQGLDLTQHGEEGYYWEATTP; encoded by the coding sequence ATGCGGAATTTGTGCATCAAGGCAGTGGTAACGGTTCTCATACTTTGTTCCACAGGCTCGGCGTTCGCCGTCACGACGGCCCCTCCGATTACGGCAATTACCGCCCTGCTGGCGGATGTCCAGTCGCCGGCAGACCGCATTGCAAAGCTCGAGCAGCAGGTGGCCGAGGCCAAGGGTTCCGCCGACAATGCCTGGATGCTGATGTGCGCCGCGCTGGTGCTGATGATGACCGGGCCGGGACTGGCGCTTTTCTACGGTGGCCTGGTGCGTAAGAAAAACGTGCTGAGCACGATGATGCAAAGCTTTGCCATGATGGCCATCGTCACCGTGCTGTGGGCGATCATCGGCTACAGCCTCGCCTTCGCGCCGGGCAATAGCTTCATTGGAGGGCTGAGCCACGCATTCCTGCACGGAGTCGGCGCTGCCCCGGACGCCGATTACTCGGCGACGATCCCGCAGCAGACGTTCATGATTTACCAGTTGATGTTCGCGATCATCACGCCGGCATTAATCACCGGCGCGTTTGCCGAGCGCATGAAGTTCAGCGCCATGGCGCTGTTCATGATCCTATGGTCGCTGCTGGTTTATTCGCCGATGGCGCACATGGTGTGGGGCAAGGGTGGACTGCTGAACGCGGCCCTGGGCGGGCGTTTTCCCACACTCGATTTTGCCGGCGGGACGGTGGTTCACATCACCTCGGGCGTGTCTGCCCTCATCTGCGCCACTTATCTGGGGCGCCGTCTCGGTTACCCTAAGGAATTGATGCCGCCGCACAGCGTGGTCCTGAGCTTCATCGGCGCTTGCCTGCTGTGGGTGGGTTGGTTCGGCTTTAACGCGGGCAGCGCGCTCAGTTCCGGAAGTCTAGCCACCAGCGCGTTCGTGGCCACGCATTTTGCCGCGGCCACCGCTGCCTTAGGATGGGCGGCGGCGGAATGGATTCGCAACGGAAAGCCCAGCGCGTTGGGAGCGATCTCCGGAGCGGTTGCCGGACTGGTCGCCGTCACACCCGCTGCCGGTTTCGTTTCACCGATGTCGGCGCTGCTCATGGGACTGATCGCAGGCATTGCCTGCTACGCCATGGTGGCGAAGGTGAAAACGAAATTTGGCTACGATGATTCCCTCGACGCCTTCGGTGTCCACGGCGCCGGCGGCACCATCGGCGCGCTGCTCACCGGCATCTTCGCCTCGCGCATGGTCAACCCTATGTTCCACGACGCGCAGGGCAATGCCGGCGCCGTGGGCTTGATCGACGGCAACTGGCGCCAAGTGGGAAACCAGCTGGCCGGAATCGCGATCGCGTGGGTAATTGCCATCGTGGGGACGCTGATCATTTTGAAATTCGTAGATTTGGTCGTAGGCCTGCGCGTCTCCGCCGAGGAAGAAGCCCAGGGCCTCGACCTGACGCAGCACGGAGAGGAAGGCTATTACTGGGAAGCCACGACGCCATAA
- a CDS encoding P-II family nitrogen regulator: MTKIEAIIQPSRLDQVKDALLEIGVDGMTVIEARGHGRQKGHTEFYRGREYTVDLLPKIKIEIVLNDELVDNTVQAILNAARTGKIGDGKIFLSRVDEAIRIRNEERGVTAL, encoded by the coding sequence ATGACAAAAATCGAAGCCATCATCCAACCGTCCCGCCTCGACCAGGTGAAAGACGCGCTGCTGGAAATCGGGGTGGACGGCATGACCGTGATCGAGGCCCGCGGCCACGGCCGCCAAAAGGGCCACACCGAGTTTTACCGCGGACGCGAATACACGGTGGACCTGCTGCCCAAAATCAAGATCGAGATCGTGCTCAACGACGAACTCGTGGACAACACCGTGCAGGCCATCCTGAATGCCGCCCGCACCGGCAAAATCGGCGACGGCAAGATCTTCCTCTCCCGCGTCGACGAAGCCATTCGCATTCGCAATGAAGAGCGGGGAGTCACCGCCTTATGA